A segment of the Corallincola holothuriorum genome:
TCGTCACTTATATTGACTTGAATACAAATTTTTAACGGCGTAAGGTGGCTCGGACGTTGTTCGCTAAGGCGTTTGGCTATCTTAATACGGTCTACACTTTGCACCCAGTCAAAGTGCTCTGCTAATAAGCGGGTTTTGTTTGACTGGATCGGACCGATGAAATGCCATTCAAGCTGCGGGTTGGCGATGGCGACTATTTTGTCGACCGCCTCCTGTACGTAGTTTTCACCAAAACAGCGCTGTCCGGCAGCGACTGCTTCGAGGATTGCTGCGGCAGGCTTGGTTTTACTGACGGCTAATAGCGTAACGCTATCTGCCTCTCGACCAGCCTCTGTACAGGCTGCATTGATGCGCTGTTGCGAACTCTGCAGGCGAACTGTTAAGTCACTCATAAGAATTTAATTACCGATACCTTCTGGAGCTAGGCTATGGATGTTACCGAATTACTGGCGTTTACTGTTAAGCATAATGCATCAGATTTACATCTGTCCGCCGGTGTTTCCCCGATGATCCGTGTTGATGGTGAAGTACGTCGAGTCAATGTGCCGGCATTAGAACATAAAGAAGTTCATTCACTTATCTACGATATCATGAATGATAAGCAGCGCCGTGAATTTGAAGAACATCTCGAAGTGGATTTCTCATTTGAGGTGCCTAATCTGGCTCGCTTCCGTGTTAACGCATTTAATCAGGGGCGTGGCGCTGGTGCTGTATTCCGTACCATTCCGACGGAAGTTTTGACTCTGGAGACCTTAGGTGCACCAGAGATTTTTAAGAAGATTTCTGATCTGCCTCGTGGCCTTGTGTTAGTGACCGGGCCGACCGGCTCTGGTAAGTCGACGACGCTGGCGGCGATGATCGATTACGTCAATGACAACAAACATCACCATATTCTCACCATCGAAGATCCTATCGAATTTGTTCACGACAACAAAAAGTGTTTGGTCAACCAGCGTGAAGTCCATCGCGATACCCACAGCTTTAATGCCGCACTGCGCTCTGCGTTGCGTGAAGATCCGGATGTTATTCTGGTGGGTGAATTACGTGACCTTGAAACCATCCGTTTGGCATTGACCGCTGCAGAAACCGGCCACTTGGTATTCGGTACATTGCACACCACCTCTGCCGCAAAAACTATTGACCGTATTGTTGACGTATTCCCTGGGGAAGAGAAAGCGATGGTACGTTCAATGCTGTCTGAATCATTGCGTGCGGTTATCTCCCAGACACTATTGAAAAAACTGGGTGGTGGTCGAGTCGCCGCCCACGAAATCATGATCGGTACCCCAGCGATCCGTAACCTGATCCGTGAAGATAAAGTGGCGCAGATGTACTCGGCGATCCAGACGGGTATGGCCCATGGCATGCAAACATTGGATCAGTGTCTGCAGGGCTTGGTTAGTCGCGGTATTGTTACTGCGGATGATGCGCGTCTGAAAGCTCATGACAAGAACGCTATCTAAGGGAGTGTAGGTGATGCTGCTGAATCAACTGCTGACGAGAATGAGTAATGAAAAGGCGTCGGATCTTTTCATTACCGTTGGCTTTCCACCCAGTGCCAAGATTGATGGCGAAATGACGCCGTTGGCGGAAACACCGCTGAGTAAAGAGCGCGCGCTTGAGATCGTTGAAAGCGCGATGACCGAGAAGCAGAAACAGCAATTTCACGACGAGCGCGAGTGTAATTTCGCCATTCCGCTAGCGGGGGTTGGTCGTTTTCGTATCAGTGCCTTCTGGCAACGAGATAGCGCGGGTATGGTTTGTCGTAAGATTGAAACTCAGATCCCCGACCCTGACTCGTTGGGGTTGCCGCCGACTCTGAAAGAGACGGTGATGGCGAAGCGAGGCTTATTGTTGTTCGTGGGTGCCACCGGTACTGGTAAGTCAACCTCGTTGGCGGCACTACTAGGGCATCGAAATCGCAACTCCCGCGGTCATATTTTGACCATTGAAGATCCTATCGAATTTGTTCATCAGCATGAAAAGAGCTTGGTGACGCAAAGGGAAGTGGGACTGGATACGGAATCGTTTGATGCGGCCCTTAAAAGTGCCTTACGTCAGGCGCCGGATGTGATCCTGATTGGTGAGATCCGCTCCATGGAAACCATGGAATTCGCCCTGAGTTTCGCCGAAACCGGTCACTTGTGCCTTGCTACTTTGCACGCTAACAACGCGAACCAAGCGTTGGATCGTATTATGCATTTGGCACCAACCGAGAAACACAACCAGTTGCTGTTTGATCTGTCGTTTAACCTGCGGGGCATCGTGGCGCAGCAGTTAGTGCCTCGTCGTGATGGCAACGGCCGTAGAGCGGCGATCGAGATCTTGCTGAATACGCCGATGATTGGTGAGCATATTCGTCGGAACGAGATGCATCTGATTAAAGAGACGATCACCAAGTCCCGAGAACAGGGGATGCAGACCTTTGACCAGGCACTGTTTGACCTCTATCAGGCAGGTGAAATCAGTTACGCTGATGCGCTACATTATGCTGATTCGCCTAATGATCTACGTCTAATGATCAAACTGCAGGGCGATGAACCCGGTGGCGGCTCCGGCTTCCTCGATGGTGTGACGCTCGACAACGATGATGACGATTTTTAGTCCACATCAATTTAGTAGAACTATTAACAAGCCCTGAGATTAATCTCGGGGCTTTTTTTATGGTTAATGCAAGGTTGGTTAATTGACGATGCTATTGTCATAAGCTATTGATATAAATAACTTATAAATTCTACTCTTTTGTCCACCGCTGCGGGCAGGAAAGGGAAGGGGATAGCAAGATGGATAGAGATTGTTTAAGCCGTGTTGTAAGCACTTGGATTTGGTTTGCCTCCGTACTTATAGGCTGTGCTGTTTGGGTGCCATCGGCTGCTGCGGAAGTGAGTGCTGATGCGGTAACCGCGCAACATAAAACCTTGGTGATAGCGACACGTGACGCCCCGCCTTTCGCTATTAAAACCGAAGATGGTTGGCATGGCATTACGATCGAACTGGTTCGTCATATTGCTGATCAATCTGGTATTCAACTTGAGTTTAGAGAGATGGAGATCGATGAGATGCTGTTGGCGGCCTCGCGTAGCGAGATCTCTGCTGCTGCCGCTGCTCTAACCATCACCGCAGAGCGGGAACAATCTGTTGACTTTACCCACCCCTTTCTTACTTCTGGATTAGGTATCGCTGTGGCGAAAAGCCAGTCGGTTAGTTGGATAAGTGCGGTCAAAGCTCTCTTCTCCGGCCCATTTATTAAAGCGGCAGGTGCTTTGCTAGCTGTACTTACCATTGTCGGAGTGGTTGTTTGGTTGGCAGAGCGTAAACACAATGAGCAGTTTTCTGTTGCGCCAATCAAAGGGGTTGGAGCGGGTGTTTGGTGGTCAGCAGTAACGATGACTACCGTAGGGTATGGAGATAAAGCGCCAAAAACCCTGCTGGGACGGATTGTCGGTTTAATCTGGATGTTTGCCAGTATCATTATTATTTCCGGGTTTACTGCGGCCATCGCCACCTCTTTAACGGTGGAACAATTGGAACAGTCTATTACTGGTATTGATGACCTGTATGGTGAACCGGTGGTCTCTGTTAAAGGCAGCACCAGTTCTATCTATCTGCATGAACAGTTTGTTCGTCATGAAGAAGTGGCATCCGTTGAAGAGGGCTTAAAGCTACTTGCAGATGGCAAGGTGATTGCCATGGTGTATGACTTACCGATTCTACGGTATGAAATTAATGCGAGTTTTGCCCATCAATTGAGGGTGTTGCCGCAAACGTTCCTGCGTCAGGATTATGGTATTGCGTTACCGCCAAATGATCCCACCAGAGAACTGTTAAACCAACAAATATTGAACTTGATAGATACGGATGAGTGGCAGCAGATCAAAGACAGGTATTTGGGTGTGACAAAATAGGTTAACGGCAGAACCCGGTTAGTTGATAGCCTGCGGTGGTCCAGCGCCGTTGCTTAATAGTTAGCGATTCGAAACAGAGTTCCTGTTCGTCTAATGCGCTATCCAGCCCGACCTCTGCTTGCTCTTCCATTTCAGGATCTGTGATACCGGTTAAAGCTGCGTTTACGGGGGATTGTGGTTCGCGCAGGCTGCGGTATTGCCCCCCTTGAGGTTGCTGACGTTTCTTCTTGGTATTCAGGGTGGGAGTGGTAAAGGGTAGCGTGTAAACAAACTTAATTGAGCCGTCATCTAAGGCTTCGTAATTAAGTGTCGCTTGGGGAAGTTCCGCCTTGGGTTTACCTGAGCACGCCGACAACAGGCTTATCAAAATCAGTGCGGAACAAATATTTTGGCTTGCCATTCAACTGCTGTCCAAATCCGTTGTGCTACGATACTGCTTGCTACCAAGAATGTCAGTTTATGCTAACGGATATCGGCATCAGACAATATTAAGAAACGTGAAGTTGTGAAGTTGATTAGGCTCGTGGCTTCTCTTTAGCTACTGATAGGCTCGTTGCATGTAGCTTTCGATGATGAGTACTGCCGATACACTATCAATTTTGTCTTTTTGGAGTGCTTGATAGCCACCCAGCTCAAACAATCTTTCTTTTGCATCTGCCGTCGTCAGGCGTTCATCCTGCATCTCAAACGGTGTGCCAAAGCGGCCATGTAATCGTCCGGCGAATTTTTTGGCTCTGGCGGTTATCCACTGCTCTGTGCCATCCATGTTGAGTGGTAGGCCAATCACTAATAGATCGGGTTGCCACTCCTCGATTAGACGTTTGAGCTGATCCCAGTCTGGTATACCATCTTTGGCTTTCAGCGCGGGCAGCGGTGATGCGGTACCTGTCAGCTCTTGGCCGATGGCCACACCGATGCTACCCGTGCCAAAATCGAAGCCCAGCAGGGTTCTTTGTGCCGCTTGTGAACCCATTAAGCATGACCTATTTCTGGGCTGATATTCCAGATGTCGACACCCAACCGTTTGGCTGCGGCTTCCCATAATTGATCCGCTGGGGTACTAAAAATCAGTTCATCATCGGCGGGGATCGTGAGCCAACTGTTGCGAACCAACTCTTCTTCGAGCTGCCCTTCAGACCAGCCAGAGTAGCCAAGAGTGATGATATATTGCTCCGGTGCTTTGTCTGTGCCCAGGGCGGTTAAAATATCTTTCGAGGTGGTCACCATTATTTGGTCACTGACCTTCAGACTACTGGTCCAGCCGTGCTGGGCGGAGTGCAGGACGAAACCACGCTCAGGGCTGACTGGTCCACCGGAAAAGACTTTGCGTTGGCGGGTGGTTTCAGGCAGGTCATCCAAGTCAAGGTGTTCAACCTGCTTGAGTAGCTCGCTAACGGTGATGGGCGCGGGTTGGTTAATGATGAGACCCATCGCCCCTTTGTCATCATGCTCACAGATATAGGTGACGCTGCGTGAAAAAAACGGATCTTTCAGCGACGGCATGGCAATAAGCAGGTGATCGCGCAGACTTTCCATACATTTCACTCGGTTACTACAGACACTATTATTATGGCAGTTGCTGGCGTAAAACTCAGCTAAGGCGGCCATAATTCCTTAGCCGCCATACTGAAAAAGGATTAGTTGGCTAATCGTTGCGCAATAGCGTCCATTAACTGACCAGCAATATCGATATCGAATGCCGCTTCTATTTCACGAATACAGGTTGGGCTGGTGACGTTGATCTCAGTCAGCCCTTCACCAATGATATCCAGGCCAACAAAGATCAGCCCTTTGGCTTTTAACGTCGGCCCAACGGCGCGGGCAATACGCAAATCACTTTCACTCAGAGGCCGTGCTTCACCTCTGCCGCCAGCGGCGAGGTTGCCACGGGTTTCTCCTTTGGCGGGGATACGCGCCAAGCAGTAGGGGACCGGTTCACCATCGATCATCAGGATCCGTTTGTCGCCATCTTTAATGTCTGGAATAAACGCTTGCGCCATACAGTAGCGTTGACCATGTTCCGTCAGGGTTTCGATGATCACCCCTAGATTTGGATCATTGGGTTTGATCCGGAAAATCGAAGCGCCGCCCATGCCGTCCAGCGGCTTTAGAATAATGTCGTCATGTTTGGCATAGAAACGACGAATATTATCAGCTCGACGGGTGACTAGCGTAGGGGGTGTTAACTCGGGAAACCAAGCTGTAAACAGCTTTTCGTTGGCATCGCGCAGGCTTTGGGGCTTATTGACGATCAGCACGCCTTCATCTTCGGCCCGCTCTAGCATGTAGGTGGCGTAGATATACTCGGTATCAAAGGGGGGGTCTTTGCGCATCAATACCACATCAAGTTCCGTCAACGGTAACTCTTCGGCCGCGCCTAAAGCGAACCAGTTTTCTGCGTCTTGTTGCACTTGCAGTGGTGCCATACGGCCATAGGCTTTGCCTTGGTCGAGATAGAGATCCGCCATCTCCATATAGCGCAATTGCCAGCCACGGGCCTGTGCCGCCATTAGCATGGCAAAGCTGCTGTCTTTCTTGATATTTATCTCTGTGATGGGGTCCATCACGATACCGACGGTAATAGTCATTCTGTTATCCCAAGTCACCAAATCTGAGTTGCAAAGCGCTGATTGCAACCAACGCCGCGGTTTCTGTTCGTAATATGCGAGGACCGAGTTTGACGGTAAAAAATTGCGCTTGCTCAGCGACGGTAATCTCCTGCTCGGAGAGTCCGCCCTCGGGGCCGATAAGTATCTCTACCTGATCCCCAGGCGCCGCCATGTTGCTAAAGCTGGTATCGGTATGAGGATGCAAAGTGAGACGAGTGGCGTCAGTTGTTCTGGCCAACCATTCCGATAGCGGCTGGGGCGAATTGATACGCGGCACTCTGTTGCGGCCACACTGTTCGCAGGCACTGATAGCTACTTTCTGCCAATGTGCGACTTTTTTCTCCCAGCGTTCATTGTTGAGCTTGACGCCGCATCGTTCAGTAATCAGTGGTGTGATCTCTCGTACGCCTAACTCGACTGACTTCTGAATTGTGATATCCATCTTTTCACCACGGCTTATTCCTTGGCCTAAATGGATCGCAAGTGGGCTTTCCCGATCTGCGGGTTGGGCTTGCTGTATCTGCACAGACACATTGCGTTTGCCGACGTCGGAAAGCGTTCCTTGGTATTCATGACCGTCGCCATTAAATAGCGTCACCGGATCGCCGAGGCGCATTCGGAGTACGCGCGCCACGTGACCCGCGGCATCACTACTTAGCTCGACCGTTGACGGAGATGTCAGCGGTTCTGGGTGAAATAGTCGAATGTTGCGCATGATGTAACTCTTATCCTGACCAAACGATATTGAAAAGCAGTGCGAAGAAAGCGAAGCCTGTTTTCGTGATCAATCAACGCAGTATAAACAAAAAAGGCAAGCTTTCGCTTACCTTTATGTTCAGGATGAACGGTACACCCAAAACACTACGCGGGGTGAGCCTTGCCGCAAGTGCATGGCACCCACAGCACTTTGTGGGGTGTGCTAATGCACGGGGAGCGGCAAATTTAGTCAGTCAACTATAAGCCTGCAGAGGCGCGCAGAGCGTCAATTTTATCAACCTGCTCCCAAGGGAACTGCTCACGGCCAAAGTGACCATAAGCGGCGGTTTCTTTATAGATAGGCTGCACTAAATCCAGCATTTCAGTGAGACCATATGGACGCAGGTCAAAGTGCTCTCTAACTAGTTTAACTAACAGCTCGTCAGCCACTTTACCTGTACCAAAGGTTTCGACGCTGATAGAGGTCGGTTCGGCTACGCCAATGGCATAACTTACCTGGATCTCACAGCGTTCAGCCAACCCAGCAGCAACAATGTTTTTTGCCACGTAACGGCCAGCGTAAGCGGCGCTACGGTCAACTTTTGATGGATCTTTACCGGAGAACGCCCCACCACCGTGGCGAGCCATACCACCGTAGGTATCAACGATGATCTTCCGGCCAGTTAAGCCGCAGTCACCCATCGGGCCACCGATAACAAAGCGGCCGGTGGGGTTGATGAAGTACTTGGTCTTGTCGTTTAGCCATTCGCGGGGTAATACCGGATCGATAATGACTTCGCGAACCGCTTCTACCAGGTCACTTTGGCTGACGCTGTCACAGTGCTGTGTCGATAACACCACAGCATCAATGCCAACAGGCTTGCCGTTTTCATAAACAAAACTTACCTGGCTTTTAGCGTCTGGGCGTAACCAAGGAAGTGTGCCGTTCTTACGTACTTCAGCCTGACGCTTCACGAGGCGGTGGGCATAAGTAATTGGCGCAGGCATCAAGACATCAGTCTCGTTGCTGGCGTAACCGAACATCAAGCCCTGGTCACCAGCCCCCTGCTCGCGAGGATCACCGCGGTCAACACCTTGAGCGATATCAGGCGATTGTTTACCGATAGCGTTAACGACAGCACAGGAGTCAGCGTCAAAGCCCATATCCGAGTGCACATAGCCAATATCTCGAACGGTATCACGTACCAGTTGTTCGATATCTACCCATGCTTCAGTAGTGACTTCGCCTGCCACTAGCACCATGCCGGTTTTAACCAGGGTCTCACAGGCTACGCGTGCCATAGAGTCCTGTTCGAGAATTGCATCGAGAACAGCATCAGAGATCTGATCTGCGATTTTGTCGGGGTGCCCCTCAGAAACGGATTCGGAGGTAAATAAATGTTGTGCCATGGGTGTCATCCAGATAGATAGACTTATATATGTATGAACGTCTAGACGTCTATTCTAACCAAGAGAGCTGCAAATGTGCTAGCCCCGATCGTAAAAAAAGCGCATAACCGCTTTGTTGTACGTGTAAACGTAAATAATAGATTACATATATAGAGGCGTAGAATTTCGTTGCTAATGTACACAGAAACATTGACAATATGCGTCCATTTTTTCAGACACTTCAAATTATAGAGCTGGGAGTATTCGATGCCTTCTCGTCGTGATCTTGCCAACGCAATCCGTGCACTGAGCATGGATGGTGTACAAAAAGCTAAGTCGGGTCACCCCGGCGCACCTATGGGTATGGCTGATATCGCGGAGGTTCTCTGGCGCGATTATATGAAGCACAACCCAACTAATCCTGAATGGGTTGACCGCGATCGTTTCGTATTATCCAACGGCCACGGTTCTATGTTGTTGTATTCCCTGTTGCATCTTACAGGCTACGATCTCTCCATTGATGACTTGAAAAATTTCCGCCAGCTGCATTCTAAAACCCCGGGTCACCCTGAATATGGTTATGCGCCGGGTGTAGAAACTACCACCGGTCCACTGGGTCAGGGCATTACCAATGCGGTTGGTTTTGCGATCGCAGAAAAATCATTGGCCGCGCAGTTTAACCGTGGTGTTCATAATGTGGTTGACCATTACACCTATTGTTTCCTCGGTGACGGTTGCTTGATGGAAGGTATCTCCCATGAAGCCTGTTCATTGGCTGGCACCTTGGGTCTAGGTAAGTTGATTGCATTTTGGGATGACAACGGCATCTCAATTGACGGTGAAGTTGAAGGCTGGTTTACCGATGACACGGCCAAGCGTTTCGAATCATACGGCTGGCACGTTATTCCAGCGGTTGATGGCCATGATGCAGCAGCGATTGCAGCAGCAGTCGATGCGGCGCGTGCAGAAACTGGCAAGCCAACCCTTATCTGTTGTAAGACCGTGATTGGTTACGGCTCGCCGAATAAAGCTGGTAGCCACGACTGTCACGGTGCGCCATTAGGCGATGAAGAGATCGCTGCATCACGTGAATTCCTTGGTTGGAAGCATGGTGCATTTGAGATCCCTGCTGATCACTACGAGCAGTGGAGTGCGAAAGATGCGGGTCAGGCCGAAGAAGCCGCTTGGCATGACAAATTTGCTGCTTATCGTGGCGAACACCCTGAGTTAGCTGCTGAGTATGAGCGCCGCATGAAGGGTGACCTGCCTGCTGAGTTCTCAGCGCAAGCAGATCAGTACATTGCTGACCTGCAAGCCAAAGGCGAAGTCATTGCGACCCGTAAAGCAAGTCAGAACTGCCTGAATGCTTATGGCCCATTGTTACCTGAATTCATGGGCGGCTCAGCCGATCTCGCGGGTTCTAACCTGACATTGTGGAGTGGGGCGAAAGGCCTCACTGCTGATGATGCTGACGGCAACTATATCTTTTACGGTGTGCGTGAATTTGGCATGTCAGCCATCATGAATGGTCTTGCTCTGCACAAAGGTTTCGTACCTTACGGTGCCACTTTCTTAATGTTCGTTGAATACGCTCGTAATGCGGTACGTATGGCCGCGTTGATGAAGCAGCGTAGCATCTTTGTTTATACCCACGATTCTATCGGTTTGGGTGAAGATGGTCCGACGCACCAGCCAGTAGAGCAGATCTCCAGCTTGCGTATGACACCTAATCTGGAAAACTGGCGTCCATGTGACACGGTTGAATCAGCTGTGTCTTGGAAAGCGGCGATTGAACGTAAAGAGGGGCCTACTAGCCTTATCTTTACTCGCCAGAACTTGGCTCATCAGGACCGTACCCCACAGCAGGTTGCTGATATCGCCCGCGGTGGTTATGTGTTGAAGGATTGTGAAGGTCAGCCTGAGCTTATCCTGATTGCTACCGGATCTGAGGTTCAACTCGCAGTTGAAGCCTATGCCACGTTGACTGCGGAAGGCCGCAAGGTGCGTGTCGTTTCAATGCCATCAACGGACGTGTTTGACGCCCAGGACGCAGCGTATAAAGAAGCTGTATTGCCTGCTGCGGTAAGTAACCGCGTCGCCGTTGAAGCCGGAATAGTCGACTACTGGTACAAGTATGTTGGCCTGAATGGTCGGGTGATTGGTATGACAACGTTCGGTGAGTCCGCTCCTGCGGATCAGTTGTTCGAGATGTTTGGTATCACCACCAAAAATGTTTTGGAAAATTGCCGCGAGTTATTGGGCTAATTCCACTCGATATTAAAGGCGGGCCTTAGGCTCGTCTTTTTATATCTCTTCTTAAATTGCACCTATCAGACTGTGGTATGACGATAAGAGTTGCGATAAATGGCTATGGCCGTATTGGGCGCAGTGTACTGCGTGCACTTTATGAGCGTGGCGAACAAGATATTAAGGTGGTAGCGATTAATGAGTTGGCTGATGTTGACGCCATTGCTCACTTAACTCGCTATGACACTACCCATGGTCGTTTTAACTGTTCAGTAGAATTGGAACAGACGACTTTGCGGGTGGGTGATGATGATATTCAACTCTTACAGCAGGCCGATATCTCTCAGCTACCTTGGGATGAGTTGGCTATTGATGTGGTGTTTGAATGTACCGGTAGTTTTAATCGCCGTGAACACGCAGAGCAACATCTTGCTGCTGGCGCGAAAAAGGTCTTGTTTTCGCAACCTGCCCGTACCGAAGCAGACGTTGATGCCACCGTTATTTGGGGCGTTAATGAAGCTGTATTGAAGGCCGAAGATCGGATCGTATCTAACGGTTCTTGTACCACCAACTGCATCGTGCCTGTGATCAAGCTATTGGATGATGAGTTTGGCATCGAATCTGGCGCGATCACGACCATCCATTCGGCGATGAATGATCAACCCGTCATTGATGCCTATCATCCGGATTTACGTCGAACTCGCGCCGCTGGCCACTCCATTATTCCTGTTGATACCAAGTTGTCTGTGGGAGTGGAGCGGATCTTGCCGAAGTTCGCGGGTCGATTTGAGGCAATTGCCGTGCGAGTGCCGACGATTAACGTGACTGCGATGGACTTGTCGGTTACAGTTCACAAGAAAGTATCGATCCGTGATGTAAATCAATTACTACAAAGCGCAGCTAAGGGAGAATTCTCCCAAATCCTGTCTTATACTGACGAACCTTTGGTTTCTGCTGACTTTAATCATGATCCACACTCATCGATTGTGGATGGAACGCAAACACGAGTCAGCCACCATCATTTGATCAAATTACTAGTTTGGTGTGACAACGAATGGGGATTCGCAAACCGGATGATTGATACATGTCGGTCTATAATGAATGCGGTCTCCCAAACTCAACCCAATTCGCTTAACTTCAGTCGAACATAGAGGAATCACCATGTCTGTTATTAAAATGACTGATCTGGATCTGGCCGGTAAACGCGTCCTGATCCGTGCAGATCTCAACGTACCTGTGAAAGATGGCAAAGTGACTTCGGATGCGCGCATCCTAGCATCACTGCCTACCATCGAAATTGCCCTGAAAGCCGGTGCAAAAGTGATGGTGACTTCTCACCTAGGTCGCCCAACTGAAGGCGAATACGCTGAAGAGTTTTCACTGCAGCCTGTAGTTAACTACCTTGCGGACGCTGTTAAAGCACCTGTACGTTTG
Coding sequences within it:
- the tkt gene encoding transketolase — translated: MPSRRDLANAIRALSMDGVQKAKSGHPGAPMGMADIAEVLWRDYMKHNPTNPEWVDRDRFVLSNGHGSMLLYSLLHLTGYDLSIDDLKNFRQLHSKTPGHPEYGYAPGVETTTGPLGQGITNAVGFAIAEKSLAAQFNRGVHNVVDHYTYCFLGDGCLMEGISHEACSLAGTLGLGKLIAFWDDNGISIDGEVEGWFTDDTAKRFESYGWHVIPAVDGHDAAAIAAAVDAARAETGKPTLICCKTVIGYGSPNKAGSHDCHGAPLGDEEIAASREFLGWKHGAFEIPADHYEQWSAKDAGQAEEAAWHDKFAAYRGEHPELAAEYERRMKGDLPAEFSAQADQYIADLQAKGEVIATRKASQNCLNAYGPLLPEFMGGSADLAGSNLTLWSGAKGLTADDADGNYIFYGVREFGMSAIMNGLALHKGFVPYGATFLMFVEYARNAVRMAALMKQRSIFVYTHDSIGLGEDGPTHQPVEQISSLRMTPNLENWRPCDTVESAVSWKAAIERKEGPTSLIFTRQNLAHQDRTPQQVADIARGGYVLKDCEGQPELILIATGSEVQLAVEAYATLTAEGRKVRVVSMPSTDVFDAQDAAYKEAVLPAAVSNRVAVEAGIVDYWYKYVGLNGRVIGMTTFGESAPADQLFEMFGITTKNVLENCRELLG
- the epd gene encoding erythrose-4-phosphate dehydrogenase; protein product: MTIRVAINGYGRIGRSVLRALYERGEQDIKVVAINELADVDAIAHLTRYDTTHGRFNCSVELEQTTLRVGDDDIQLLQQADISQLPWDELAIDVVFECTGSFNRREHAEQHLAAGAKKVLFSQPARTEADVDATVIWGVNEAVLKAEDRIVSNGSCTTNCIVPVIKLLDDEFGIESGAITTIHSAMNDQPVIDAYHPDLRRTRAAGHSIIPVDTKLSVGVERILPKFAGRFEAIAVRVPTINVTAMDLSVTVHKKVSIRDVNQLLQSAAKGEFSQILSYTDEPLVSADFNHDPHSSIVDGTQTRVSHHHLIKLLVWCDNEWGFANRMIDTCRSIMNAVSQTQPNSLNFSRT